From the genome of Leptodactylus fuscus isolate aLepFus1 chromosome 1, aLepFus1.hap2, whole genome shotgun sequence, one region includes:
- the AMBN gene encoding ameloblastin, whose amino-acid sequence MKELALVLCMLGTVLTFPMYPQSAGTHGIASVSLETLQQQQTANKLTALPQFSRFGYNDPYSTLWLHGLLPSHPTFPWLHQRPQMPDNQQFEYALPIHPPPLPGVVDPAKPGQDTQAGPQKQPTTEQLMQPLLPLGYPNQADPTMTPPKGGPADGQIQTVALFMYQTIMNKLLQQGAADPAVPDPAAVSPVHQQHPYPGLFFMNYGGVPGGPPARLGVMSSEEMQGGRAGAAHALNSMYTGLLGLGPGFGRLSQNPSLTGDFTIEDDSPGAGVKSAGQGAIKNPVENPSVVGSNPSIPGLEGLPPSQGDAMLFPNINQPNIVFNPLGQSKFPTAVTPAYTPKVTLDAAPGFAPYGMDETLGYGIHREIPTNVDMTHTNNVIDPTIMHSDLHLQHHYFQEP is encoded by the exons ATGAAGGAATTGGCATTGGTTCTGTGTATGCTAGGAACCGTTCTTACCTTTCCT ATGTACCCGCAGTCAGCAGGAACACATGGGATAGCCAGTGTGAGTCTAGAG aCACTACAACAGCAGCAAACTGCCAACAAGCTCACAGCTCTGCCTCAG tTTTCTAGATTTGGATATAATGACCCTTATTCAACTCTCTGGCTACATGGTCTATTACCTTCACATCCCACATTTCCTTGGCTTCATCAAAGACCACAGATGCCAGACAACCAACAG TTTGAATATGCTCTGCCCATACACCCTCCACCATTACCCGGTGTAGTTGATCCTGCTAAACCAGGCCAGGATACACAGGCTGGCCCACAGAAACAACCAACTACTGAGCAACTCATGCAGCCATTGTTACCTCTGGGATACCCGAATCAAGCAGATCCCACAATGactcctccaaagggtggtccAGCAGATGGTCAAATCCAAACGGTAGCATTGTTTATG TACCAGACAATAATGAATAAATTACTGCAACAAGGAGCAGCAGATCCAGCAGTGCCAGACCCAGCAGCTGTGTCACCTGTACACCAACAGCAT CCATATCCTGGGCTTTTCTTTATGAATTACGGAGGAGTACCTGGA GGACCCCCAGCTAGGCTTGGAGTCATGAGTTCAGAGGAAATGCAG GGTGGACGAGCTGGTGCTGCACATGCCTTGAATTCCATGTATACAGGTCTGCTCGGCCTAGGGCCTGGATTTGGAAGGTTATCACAGAACCCTTCCCTTACAGGGGACTTTACTATAGAAGATGATTCTCCTGGGGCAGGAGTAAAGTCTGCAGGCCAAGGAGCAATAAAGAACCCAGTTGAAAATCCTTCCGTTGTAGGGTCCAACCCTTCCATTCCTGGGTTAGAGGGACTTCCACCAAGTCAAGGAGATGCCATGTTATTTCCCAACATCAATCAACCTAATATAGTATTTAATCCCTTAGGGCAAAGCAAATTCCCAACAGCCGTTACTCCAGCCTATACCCCCAAAGTAACACTTGATGCTGCTCCAGGATTTGCGCCATATGGTATGGATGAAACCTTAGGTTATGGTATTCATAGAGAAATCCCCACTAATGTAGACATGACTCACACAAACAATGTTATAGATCCCACCATAATGCATAGTGACCTCCATCTACAGCATCATTATTTCCAGGAGCCATAG